In Streptomyces chartreusis, the following proteins share a genomic window:
- a CDS encoding ABC transporter substrate-binding protein: MFNRIRRLRQVAAIASISSLVAGCGVLSSDSTEDQGPIMVGTTAAPSTLDPAASWDSSWELFRNIYQTLLSYPSGASAPEPDAAESCRFTDNSNTKYQCELREGLTFSDGHTLDAKAVKYSIDRIRKINVNGGPAGLLGSLERVQVLNDREIVFHLNKADATFPFVLATPAMSIVDPEDYPADKLREDGTIVGSGPYTLSSYDDGKTAELSKNDRYNGLAERKNSAVTIRYYQDSPTMVSALRDKKLDVAFRGLAADDVVDIQADDDDELQMIEGSGTEINYLVFNPKDPMAGKAAVRKAVAQVVDRPAIAHKVYRDTVEPLYSMVPKGLTGHTTGFFDDYGDPSATKARKILTEAGISTPVKLKFWYTSDRYGSATKAEFEELKSQLEDSGLFQITLKSRPWKDYVTGYQKGEYPVFGRGWFPDFPDADNFIAPFVGEQNALGTPYVTPRITEDLLPNSRAQSDRANVVKDFEDAQRILVDDARLLPLWQGRQYVAASAEISGAERALDPSTIMMMGELSRKTSW, from the coding sequence GTGTTCAACCGGATCCGACGCCTGCGGCAGGTGGCGGCCATCGCGTCCATATCGTCCCTGGTGGCAGGTTGTGGTGTCCTTTCGTCCGACTCGACGGAGGACCAGGGACCGATCATGGTGGGGACGACGGCAGCCCCCAGCACCCTTGATCCCGCCGCGTCGTGGGACAGCTCCTGGGAATTGTTCCGCAACATTTATCAGACACTGCTGAGCTATCCCTCGGGCGCCAGCGCCCCCGAGCCGGATGCCGCGGAGAGCTGCCGGTTCACCGACAACTCGAACACGAAGTACCAGTGCGAGCTGCGTGAGGGACTGACCTTCTCCGACGGGCACACGCTCGACGCCAAGGCGGTCAAGTACTCGATCGACCGGATCCGGAAGATCAACGTCAACGGCGGTCCCGCCGGTCTGCTGGGCAGCCTCGAACGCGTCCAGGTGCTGAACGACCGCGAGATCGTCTTCCACCTCAACAAGGCCGACGCGACCTTCCCGTTCGTGCTCGCCACCCCGGCGATGTCGATCGTCGACCCCGAGGACTACCCCGCGGACAAGCTCCGTGAGGACGGCACGATCGTCGGCTCCGGGCCGTACACCCTGTCCTCGTACGACGACGGCAAGACGGCCGAACTCTCCAAGAACGACCGCTACAACGGCCTCGCCGAGCGCAAGAACAGCGCCGTGACGATCCGGTACTACCAGGACTCGCCCACCATGGTGAGCGCGCTGCGCGACAAGAAGCTCGACGTCGCCTTCCGAGGCCTCGCCGCCGACGACGTCGTCGACATCCAGGCCGACGACGATGACGAGCTCCAGATGATCGAGGGCTCCGGCACCGAGATCAACTACCTGGTGTTCAACCCCAAGGACCCGATGGCCGGCAAGGCCGCGGTCCGCAAGGCCGTAGCCCAGGTCGTCGACCGCCCGGCCATCGCCCACAAGGTCTACCGGGACACCGTCGAGCCGCTGTACTCGATGGTCCCCAAGGGCCTGACGGGACACACCACGGGCTTCTTCGACGACTACGGCGACCCGAGCGCGACCAAGGCCCGCAAGATCCTCACCGAGGCGGGCATCTCCACCCCCGTCAAGCTCAAGTTCTGGTACACCAGCGACCGCTACGGCTCCGCCACCAAGGCGGAGTTCGAGGAGCTGAAGAGCCAGCTGGAGGACTCCGGCCTCTTCCAGATCACCCTGAAGAGCCGTCCCTGGAAGGACTACGTCACCGGCTACCAGAAGGGCGAGTACCCGGTGTTCGGGCGTGGCTGGTTCCCCGACTTCCCGGACGCGGACAACTTCATCGCCCCGTTCGTCGGCGAGCAGAACGCGCTCGGCACGCCCTACGTGACGCCCAGGATCACCGAGGACCTGCTGCCCAACTCCCGCGCCCAGAGCGACCGGGCCAACGTCGTGAAGGACTTCGAGGACGCCCAGCGCATCCTCGTCGACGACGCACGGCTGCTGCCGCTGTGGCAGGGCCGGCAGTACGTGGCCGCGAGCGCCGAGATCTCCGGCGCGGAGCGGGCGCTGGACCCGTCGACGATCATGATGATGGGCGAGCTGTCCCGCAAGACCAGCTGGTAG
- a CDS encoding undecaprenyl-diphosphate phosphatase: MSWFESLILGLVQGLTEFLPVSSSAHLRLTAAFSGWEDPGAAFTAITQIGTEAAVLIYFRKDIGRIISAWLRSLTNKEMRQDHDAQMGWLVIVGSIPIGVLGLTLKDQIEGPFRDLRITATMLIVVGIVIGIADRLAARDETGGRHRAAKQRKSLESLNVKDGLIFGLCQSAALIPGVSRSGATISGGLFMGYQREAAARYSFLLAIPAVLASGLFELKDAMESDHVSWGPTIFATIIAFVTGYAVIAWFMKYISTKSFMPFVWYRIALGIIIIALVTAGVLSPHAAESAG; this comes from the coding sequence ATGTCTTGGTTCGAATCACTCATCCTCGGACTCGTCCAGGGGCTGACCGAGTTCCTCCCCGTGTCCTCCAGCGCGCACCTGCGGCTGACCGCGGCGTTCTCGGGCTGGGAGGACCCCGGTGCGGCCTTCACCGCGATCACTCAGATCGGCACGGAGGCCGCGGTGCTGATCTACTTCCGCAAGGACATCGGGCGGATCATCTCGGCGTGGCTGCGGTCGCTGACCAACAAGGAGATGCGCCAGGACCACGACGCCCAGATGGGCTGGCTGGTGATCGTCGGCTCGATCCCGATCGGTGTGCTGGGTCTGACGCTCAAGGACCAGATCGAGGGGCCCTTCCGCGATCTGCGGATCACCGCGACGATGCTGATCGTCGTCGGCATCGTCATCGGCATCGCGGACCGGCTGGCGGCCCGTGACGAGACGGGCGGGCGGCACCGCGCGGCCAAGCAGCGCAAGTCGCTGGAGAGCCTGAACGTCAAGGACGGCCTGATCTTCGGCCTCTGCCAGTCCGCGGCCCTCATCCCCGGCGTCTCCCGCTCCGGCGCGACCATCAGCGGCGGCCTCTTCATGGGCTACCAGCGCGAGGCCGCGGCCCGCTACTCCTTCCTCCTCGCGATCCCGGCGGTCCTCGCCTCGGGCCTCTTCGAGCTCAAGGACGCGATGGAGAGCGACCACGTCTCCTGGGGCCCGACGATCTTCGCCACGATCATCGCCTTCGTGACCGGCTACGCGGTCATCGCCTGGTTCATGAAGTACATCTCCACGAAGAGCTTCATGCCGTTCGTCTGGTACCGCATCGCCCTCGGCATCATCATCATCGCCCTGGTGACGGCGGGCGTCCTGAGCCCCCACGCAGCGGAGTCGGCGGGCTGA
- a CDS encoding Gfo/Idh/MocA family protein: MKVGCIGLGDIAQKAYLPVLGGLPGVELHLQTRTPATLARVADGLHLPAAQRHEDLDSLLAQDLDAAFVHAPTGAHPEIVTRLLEAGVAVYVDKPLAYRLADSERLVALAEQRNVSLAVGFNRRYAPGYAQCADHPRELILMQKNRIGLPEEPRTMILDDFIHVVDTLRFLAPGPVDDVTVRARVVDGLLHHVVLQLAGDGFTALGVMNRLSGSAEEILEVSGQDTKRQVLNLSEVVDHKGQPTVRRRGDWVPVARQRGIEQVSLAFLDAVRAGKVLSARDALATHELCERVVRAVQERTA; the protein is encoded by the coding sequence GTGAAGGTCGGCTGCATCGGACTCGGCGACATCGCGCAGAAGGCATACCTGCCGGTGCTGGGCGGCCTCCCCGGGGTCGAACTGCACCTTCAGACCCGTACGCCCGCGACGCTCGCCCGGGTCGCCGACGGCCTTCACCTGCCCGCCGCGCAGCGCCACGAGGACCTCGACTCACTGCTCGCCCAGGACCTCGACGCCGCGTTCGTGCACGCGCCCACCGGCGCCCACCCGGAGATCGTGACCCGGCTGCTGGAGGCCGGCGTGGCGGTGTACGTCGACAAGCCGCTGGCCTACCGGCTCGCCGACTCCGAGCGGCTGGTGGCCCTCGCCGAGCAGCGGAACGTGAGCCTCGCCGTCGGCTTCAACCGGCGCTACGCGCCCGGCTACGCGCAGTGCGCCGACCATCCGCGCGAGCTGATCCTGATGCAGAAGAACCGGATCGGGCTGCCGGAAGAGCCGCGCACGATGATCCTGGACGACTTCATCCACGTCGTGGACACCCTGCGCTTCCTCGCGCCCGGCCCGGTCGACGACGTGACCGTGCGCGCCCGCGTCGTGGACGGGCTGCTGCACCACGTCGTGCTCCAGCTCGCCGGGGACGGCTTCACCGCGCTCGGCGTGATGAACCGGCTCAGCGGCTCGGCCGAGGAGATCCTCGAGGTCTCCGGGCAGGACACCAAGCGTCAGGTCCTCAACCTCTCCGAGGTCGTCGACCACAAGGGCCAGCCGACCGTGCGACGGCGCGGGGACTGGGTGCCGGTGGCCCGGCAGCGCGGCATCGAGCAGGTGTCGCTCGCCTTCCTCGACGCCGTGCGCGCGGGCAAGGTGCTCAGTGCCCGGGACGCGCTGGCGACCCATGAGCTGTGCGAGCGGGTCGTGCGTGCGGTTCAGGAGCGGACCGCCTGA
- a CDS encoding nuclear transport factor 2 family protein, with the protein MTQRVELATLRDRLAVDEVITDYAVAVDDGDWSLYRSLFTPDGRADYRSAGGIEGDAGSIAAWLAESLQLFSMRQHLIVNRRVRFGTLEQDTGDTARVQADYVNPMRFAADGEGSAAPDFVCGGRYAFGLLRTDDGWRLREVVVQEKWRRLPERTAPAVID; encoded by the coding sequence ATGACGCAGCGTGTGGAACTAGCCACCCTGAGGGATCGGTTGGCGGTCGACGAAGTGATCACCGACTACGCGGTGGCCGTGGACGACGGCGACTGGTCGTTGTACCGGAGCCTGTTCACCCCCGACGGGCGCGCGGACTACCGCTCGGCCGGCGGCATCGAGGGGGACGCCGGCAGTATCGCCGCATGGCTCGCGGAGAGCCTGCAGTTGTTCTCGATGCGCCAGCACCTCATCGTCAACCGCCGGGTCCGCTTCGGAACCCTGGAGCAGGACACCGGCGACACTGCCCGGGTGCAGGCGGACTACGTCAATCCGATGCGGTTCGCGGCGGACGGCGAGGGCTCCGCGGCGCCCGACTTCGTGTGCGGCGGCCGGTACGCCTTCGGGCTGCTGCGCACGGACGACGGCTGGCGGCTGCGCGAGGTCGTCGTCCAGGAGAAATGGCGCCGGCTGCCCGAGCGGACCGCCCCGGCGGTGATCGACTGA
- a CDS encoding TetR/AcrR family transcriptional regulator, with translation MPERTTGASRADLVADTALALLAERGMRGLTHRAVDETAGLPQGSTSNVVRTRQALLELTVRRLADREAKVLALEEMPDPRGGPDALVDGLALATHRSLTRNRELTLARYELALEATRRPELRAYFDATGARFRDQLSALVTALGSTAPARHVLSLVAWADGLMFNCVAGSFNAEVPSLDEVRAGLRELLGGMFDDASAPAKTAGEPG, from the coding sequence ATGCCCGAACGCACCACGGGCGCCTCGCGCGCCGATCTCGTCGCCGACACCGCCCTCGCGCTGCTCGCCGAGCGCGGGATGCGGGGACTCACGCACCGGGCGGTCGACGAGACGGCCGGGCTGCCGCAGGGCTCGACGTCGAACGTGGTGCGCACCCGGCAGGCGCTGCTGGAGCTGACCGTGCGCAGGCTCGCAGACCGCGAGGCGAAGGTTCTGGCGCTGGAGGAGATGCCGGACCCGCGCGGCGGCCCGGACGCGCTGGTGGACGGGCTGGCGCTGGCCACGCACCGCTCCCTGACCCGCAACCGCGAACTGACCCTCGCCCGTTACGAACTCGCCCTGGAGGCCACGCGCCGCCCCGAGCTGCGCGCCTACTTCGACGCGACCGGCGCCCGTTTCCGCGACCAGCTCTCGGCCCTGGTGACCGCCCTGGGCTCGACGGCCCCGGCCCGGCACGTGCTGTCGCTGGTCGCGTGGGCGGACGGGCTGATGTTCAACTGCGTGGCCGGGTCCTTCAACGCGGAGGTGCCGAGCCTGGACGAAGTGCGGGCGGGGCTGCGGGAACTGCTCGGCGGGATGTTCGACGACGCCTCCGCGCCCGCGAAAACTGCTGGTGAGCCAGGGTGA
- the ung gene encoding uracil-DNA glycosylase, which translates to MTDIAMLPESWRGVLGDELQQPYFKELTEFVEEERAKGPVYPPRDEVFAALDATPYDKVKVLILGQDPYHGEGQGHGLCFSVRPGVKTPPSLRNIYKEMQEELGHPVPDNGYLMPWAEQGVLLLNAVLTVRSGEANSHKGKGWEKFTDAVIKAVAGRPDPAVFVLWGNYAQKKLPLIDETRHVVVKGAHPSPLSAKKFFGSRPFTQIDEAVAQQGHEPIDWRIPNLG; encoded by the coding sequence GTGACCGACATCGCCATGCTGCCCGAGTCCTGGCGCGGGGTTCTGGGCGACGAGCTTCAGCAGCCCTACTTCAAGGAGCTGACGGAGTTCGTCGAGGAGGAGCGGGCGAAGGGTCCCGTCTACCCGCCGCGCGACGAGGTCTTCGCGGCGCTGGACGCGACGCCGTACGACAAGGTGAAGGTCCTGATCCTCGGCCAGGACCCGTACCACGGCGAGGGCCAGGGCCACGGCCTGTGCTTCTCGGTCCGCCCCGGGGTGAAGACGCCGCCCTCGCTGCGCAACATCTACAAGGAGATGCAGGAGGAGCTCGGCCACCCCGTCCCGGACAACGGCTATCTGATGCCGTGGGCCGAGCAGGGCGTCCTGCTGCTCAACGCGGTGCTGACGGTCCGCTCCGGCGAGGCGAACTCGCACAAGGGCAAGGGCTGGGAGAAGTTCACCGACGCGGTGATCAAGGCCGTCGCGGGCCGGCCGGACCCGGCCGTGTTCGTGCTGTGGGGCAACTACGCCCAGAAGAAGCTCCCGCTGATCGACGAGACCCGGCACGTGGTGGTGAAGGGGGCGCACCCCTCGCCGCTGTCGGCGAAGAAGTTCTTCGGGTCCCGCCCGTTCACCCAGATCGACGAGGCGGTGGCCCAGCAGGGCCACGAGCCGATCGACTGGCGCATCCCGAACCTGGGCTGA
- a CDS encoding DinB family protein, whose product MTTERHEPATTADERTMLEGWLDYHRRTLAWKCEGLTDAQLRTASVEPSELSLMGLVRHMAEVERGWFRQVLMTDDAGPIYGTEEDPDGEFHLTEADTWQEAYSTWQAEIDIARRNAAGFGLADLSKGRSRRSGEQFNLRWIYTHMIEEYARHNGHADLIRERLDGATGD is encoded by the coding sequence ATGACGACAGAACGCCACGAGCCCGCGACCACCGCCGACGAGCGCACGATGCTGGAGGGCTGGCTGGACTACCACCGCCGGACGCTCGCGTGGAAGTGCGAGGGCCTGACCGACGCCCAGCTCAGGACCGCGTCCGTGGAGCCGTCCGAGCTGTCCCTGATGGGACTGGTGCGGCACATGGCGGAGGTGGAGCGCGGCTGGTTCCGCCAGGTGCTCATGACCGACGACGCCGGACCGATCTACGGCACGGAGGAGGACCCGGACGGCGAGTTCCATCTCACCGAGGCGGACACCTGGCAGGAGGCGTACTCCACCTGGCAGGCCGAGATCGACATCGCCCGGCGCAACGCCGCCGGATTCGGTCTCGCCGACCTCTCCAAGGGCCGCAGCCGGCGCAGCGGAGAGCAGTTCAACCTGCGCTGGATCTACACCCACATGATCGAGGAGTACGCCCGTCACAACGGGCACGCCGACCTGATCCGCGAGCGCCTCGACGGCGCGACCGGCGACTGA
- a CDS encoding Gfo/Idh/MocA family protein: MATSEAASGSGTHRPHPAPLAGRRVRVAVIGTGAIARDSHLPALAMLAEEGETELVAAVDIDAASVESFRAVAGVDLHGYTDLDRMLREQRPDLVVICTPPTLHRDQTVAALRAGAWVWCEKPPVPSLADFDAVEAEEGRDGGPYASIVFQHRFGSGTRHVRRLLAERAMGRPLVAHCQTTWYRDTAYYAVPWRGRWGTEGGGPAMGHGIHQMDLLLDLLGPWSEVRAMAGRLVHDVETEDVSTALVRFANGAMATVVNSVLSPDEVSRIRIDCERATVELTHLYGHRNDDWRITPARGVPAAEATTWQDFGADVPSSHLEQLRELVASMRAGQRPRSSGEDGRTSLELIAALYKSAFTDATVRAGEIGPGDPFHSAMHGGAPGWAPAQDDRPAAAEEAAA; this comes from the coding sequence ATGGCAACATCCGAGGCCGCTTCCGGTTCCGGCACGCACCGGCCCCATCCCGCTCCGCTCGCCGGCCGCCGTGTCAGGGTCGCCGTGATCGGCACCGGCGCCATCGCACGCGACTCGCACCTCCCCGCGCTGGCCATGCTCGCCGAGGAGGGCGAGACGGAGCTCGTCGCCGCCGTCGACATCGACGCGGCCTCGGTGGAGTCGTTCCGCGCCGTCGCGGGCGTAGACCTCCACGGCTACACCGACCTCGACCGGATGCTCCGGGAGCAGCGGCCCGACCTGGTCGTCATCTGCACCCCGCCCACGCTCCACCGCGACCAGACCGTCGCCGCCCTGCGCGCCGGGGCGTGGGTGTGGTGCGAGAAGCCTCCGGTGCCGAGCCTCGCCGACTTCGACGCCGTGGAGGCCGAGGAGGGCCGGGACGGCGGCCCCTACGCCTCGATCGTCTTCCAGCACCGCTTCGGATCCGGCACCCGGCACGTACGCCGCCTGCTGGCCGAGCGCGCCATGGGCCGCCCGTTGGTCGCGCACTGCCAGACCACCTGGTACCGCGACACCGCGTACTACGCCGTGCCCTGGCGCGGCCGCTGGGGGACCGAGGGCGGGGGCCCGGCGATGGGCCACGGCATCCATCAGATGGATCTGCTGCTCGACCTGCTCGGACCGTGGAGCGAGGTGCGGGCCATGGCCGGCCGGCTGGTGCACGACGTGGAGACGGAGGACGTATCGACCGCCCTGGTGCGCTTCGCGAACGGTGCGATGGCGACCGTGGTGAACAGCGTGCTGAGCCCCGACGAGGTCAGCCGCATCCGCATCGACTGCGAACGCGCCACCGTCGAACTGACCCATCTCTACGGCCATCGCAACGACGACTGGCGCATCACACCGGCCCGCGGTGTGCCGGCCGCCGAGGCCACCACCTGGCAGGACTTCGGTGCGGACGTGCCCAGTTCGCATCTTGAGCAGCTGCGGGAACTGGTCGCGAGCATGCGCGCAGGACAGCGGCCGCGCAGCAGCGGCGAGGACGGGCGCACGAGCCTCGAGCTGATCGCCGCCCTGTACAAGTCGGCGTTCACGGACGCGACGGTCCGGGCGGGGGAGATCGGCCCCGGCGACCCCTTCCACTCGGCGATGCACGGAGGCGCGCCGGGCTGGGCGCCCGCCCAGGACGACCGGCCGGCCGCCGCCGAGGAGGCCGCCGCGTGA
- a CDS encoding FAD-dependent monooxygenase: protein MAQSRRAVVIGGGIGGLTAAVALRGSGWDVTVLERAPSLEPVGAAISLAPNSLRALDVIDVGDEIRDLAAWQGDGGLRTPSGRWLSRTDADAVAARFGGPLVLLHRATLINSLAARLPSEAVRTGVDASLADPGDADRPARVNTPDGELEADLVVAADGIRSAVRRALFPHHPGAVYSGFTTWRVVIPVPGARFASHETWGRGRIWGSHPLKDGRVYAYAAAVTPAGEHAPDDERAELLRRYGDWHDPIPAILAAARPEDVLRHDVHHIADPLPAYHRGRVALIGDAAHAMPPTLGQGGNQAIEDAVVLAHHGADLAGYTAARLPRTTAVARQAVRVGRLNMMTGRAGIAVRNSALAAVSKAAPLLFLRGFEGIADWRPPQAPYAAGKTRQATAGPSGNS from the coding sequence ATGGCACAGTCGAGGCGGGCCGTCGTCATCGGCGGCGGCATCGGAGGCCTGACCGCGGCGGTCGCACTGCGCGGCAGCGGCTGGGACGTCACCGTGCTGGAGCGCGCGCCGTCCCTGGAACCGGTCGGCGCGGCCATCTCCCTCGCACCGAACTCCCTGCGCGCACTGGACGTCATCGACGTCGGCGACGAGATCCGTGACCTCGCGGCCTGGCAGGGCGACGGAGGGCTGCGCACCCCGTCCGGACGCTGGCTCTCCCGCACGGACGCCGACGCCGTCGCCGCCCGCTTCGGCGGCCCTCTCGTCCTGCTGCACCGGGCCACCCTCATCAACAGCCTCGCCGCCCGGCTCCCGTCCGAGGCCGTCCGCACCGGGGTCGACGCGAGCCTCGCCGACCCGGGCGACGCCGATCGTCCCGCGCGCGTGAACACACCGGACGGCGAACTGGAGGCCGACCTAGTGGTGGCCGCCGACGGCATCCGGTCCGCCGTACGGCGGGCGCTGTTCCCGCACCACCCCGGGGCCGTCTACTCAGGGTTCACCACCTGGCGGGTCGTCATACCCGTGCCCGGCGCGCGGTTCGCCTCGCACGAGACCTGGGGCCGGGGCCGCATCTGGGGCTCGCACCCGCTCAAGGACGGCCGCGTCTACGCCTACGCCGCGGCCGTCACGCCCGCCGGAGAGCACGCCCCCGACGACGAGAGGGCCGAACTGCTGCGCCGGTACGGCGACTGGCACGACCCGATCCCCGCGATCCTCGCCGCCGCCCGCCCCGAGGACGTCCTGCGCCACGACGTCCACCACATCGCCGACCCGCTGCCCGCATACCACCGCGGCCGGGTCGCCCTGATCGGGGACGCCGCGCACGCGATGCCGCCGACGCTCGGGCAGGGCGGCAACCAGGCCATCGAGGACGCCGTCGTCCTGGCGCACCACGGCGCCGACCTCGCCGGCTACACCGCGGCCCGCCTGCCGCGTACGACCGCCGTCGCACGCCAGGCCGTCCGCGTCGGCCGGCTGAACATGATGACCGGCCGCGCCGGGATCGCCGTACGGAACTCGGCGCTGGCCGCGGTGTCCAAGGCCGCGCCGCTGCTGTTCCTGCGGGGCTTCGAGGGCATCGCCGACTGGCGGCCGCCGCAGGCGCCGTATGCTGCCGGGAAGACCCGGCAGGCAACCGCCGGCCCGTCCGGCAACAGCTAG
- the lnt gene encoding apolipoprotein N-acyltransferase, which yields MKTISDWLASPWRRSTAAVLAGALPVLAFPQPSLWWFAYVALVPWIALIRTAPTGKRALRDGWWGGFGFMLAMHHWLIPNLHVFTFVIAGLLGALWAPWAWLVRRFLGAPSPSPGRVAAALAVLPSGWLMIELVRSWQGLGGPWGVLGSSQWQVEPALRLASVGGVWLISFLVVCVNVAVAVLVTVRTSRVPAVAGLAATAVATSAAWVWSPRPDVHDRVRIAVVQPGVIQGGTDGPDRRFDREEQLTRELAGQDVDLIVWGESSVGFDLGERPDLARRLAALSRETGVNILVNVDARRSDKPGIYKSSILIGPDGPTGARYDKMRLVPFGEYIPMRSMLGWATSVGRAADEDRRRGTRQVVMDAGHGLRIGPMVCFESAFSDMSRNLADHGAEVLVAQSATSTFQQSWAPEQHASLAALRAAETGRPMVHATLTGVSAVYGPGGQRIGPWLGTSASTSAVYEVPLSTGVTPYVRFGDWPVYAALLIMAAWCVSEGVRTQRPRFRRSAPEPHARPARTAHGSPARPGH from the coding sequence ATGAAGACGATCAGCGACTGGCTCGCCTCACCCTGGCGGCGCTCCACCGCCGCCGTCCTCGCCGGTGCGCTGCCCGTGCTCGCCTTCCCGCAACCGTCGCTGTGGTGGTTCGCCTACGTCGCCCTCGTCCCGTGGATCGCCCTCATCCGCACGGCGCCGACCGGGAAGCGGGCGCTGCGCGACGGGTGGTGGGGCGGCTTCGGCTTCATGCTGGCGATGCACCACTGGCTCATTCCCAACCTGCACGTCTTCACGTTCGTCATCGCCGGCCTGCTCGGCGCCCTGTGGGCACCCTGGGCCTGGCTGGTGCGCCGCTTCCTGGGCGCGCCCAGCCCCTCCCCCGGCCGGGTTGCGGCGGCACTCGCCGTCCTGCCGTCCGGCTGGCTCATGATCGAGCTCGTCCGCTCCTGGCAGGGGCTCGGCGGCCCGTGGGGCGTGCTGGGCTCCAGCCAGTGGCAGGTGGAGCCCGCGCTGCGGCTCGCCTCGGTCGGCGGGGTGTGGCTGATCAGCTTCCTGGTGGTGTGCGTGAACGTCGCGGTCGCCGTGCTGGTGACGGTGCGCACGTCCCGGGTCCCCGCGGTGGCCGGACTCGCCGCCACGGCCGTGGCCACCTCGGCCGCCTGGGTGTGGTCCCCGCGCCCCGACGTCCACGACCGGGTCCGGATCGCCGTGGTGCAGCCCGGAGTCATCCAGGGCGGCACGGACGGCCCCGACCGGCGCTTCGACCGCGAGGAGCAGCTCACCCGTGAGCTGGCGGGACAGGACGTCGACCTGATCGTGTGGGGCGAGAGCAGCGTCGGCTTCGACCTCGGCGAGCGGCCCGACCTCGCCCGGCGCCTCGCGGCGCTCTCGCGGGAGACCGGGGTGAACATCCTGGTCAACGTGGACGCCCGGCGCTCCGACAAGCCCGGCATCTACAAGAGCTCCATCCTCATCGGCCCGGACGGCCCGACCGGCGCCCGCTACGACAAGATGCGGCTGGTCCCCTTCGGGGAGTACATACCGATGCGCTCGATGCTGGGCTGGGCGACGTCCGTGGGCAGGGCGGCCGACGAGGACCGCAGGCGCGGCACGCGTCAGGTCGTGATGGACGCCGGGCACGGGCTGCGGATCGGCCCGATGGTGTGCTTCGAGTCGGCGTTCTCCGACATGAGCCGCAACCTCGCCGACCATGGTGCCGAGGTGCTGGTCGCCCAGTCGGCGACGTCGACGTTCCAGCAGAGCTGGGCCCCTGAGCAGCATGCCTCGCTGGCCGCGCTGCGCGCCGCCGAGACCGGCCGGCCGATGGTGCACGCGACGCTGACCGGCGTCTCCGCCGTGTACGGCCCGGGCGGGCAGCGCATAGGCCCCTGGCTGGGGACCAGCGCTAGCACGAGCGCGGTCTACGAGGTGCCGCTGTCCACCGGTGTCACGCCGTACGTCCGCTTCGGCGACTGGCCGGTGTATGCGGCACTGCTGATCATGGCCGCCTGGTGCGTGAGCGAGGGCGTCCGGACGCAGCGGCCCCGGTTCAGGCGGTCCGCTCCTGAACCGCACGCACGACCCGCTCGCACAGCTCATGGGTCGCCAGCGCGTCCCGGGCACTGA
- a CDS encoding SDR family oxidoreductase, which yields MTELPALSGKVALVTGASRGIGYGVAEALVARGDRVVITGRGEDALKEAVEQLGAERAVYVAGKAHDEAHQAVAVERAMEAFGRVDYLVNNAGTNPVFGPLADLDLNVARKVFETNVISALGFAQKTWHAWQKDNGGAIVNIASVAGIAPSPFIAAYGVSKAAMINLTQQMAHEFAPKVRVNAIAPAVVKTKFAQALYEGREAEAAASYPLGRLGVPSDIGGAAAFLTSDQSDWVTGQTLVVDGGIFLNAGVG from the coding sequence ATGACTGAACTGCCTGCACTCTCCGGCAAGGTCGCCCTGGTCACGGGTGCCAGCCGCGGCATCGGCTACGGCGTCGCCGAGGCGCTCGTCGCGCGCGGCGACCGCGTCGTCATCACCGGCCGGGGCGAGGACGCCCTCAAGGAAGCCGTCGAGCAGCTCGGCGCCGAGCGCGCCGTCTACGTGGCCGGCAAGGCCCACGACGAGGCCCACCAGGCCGTCGCCGTCGAGCGCGCCATGGAGGCCTTCGGCCGGGTCGACTACCTGGTCAACAACGCCGGTACCAACCCGGTGTTCGGGCCGCTCGCCGACCTCGACCTGAACGTGGCCCGCAAGGTCTTCGAGACCAACGTGATCTCGGCCCTGGGCTTCGCCCAGAAGACCTGGCACGCCTGGCAGAAGGACAACGGCGGCGCGATCGTCAACATCGCCTCCGTCGCGGGCATCGCGCCCTCGCCGTTCATCGCCGCCTACGGCGTGAGCAAGGCCGCGATGATCAACCTCACCCAGCAGATGGCGCACGAGTTCGCGCCCAAGGTGCGGGTCAACGCCATCGCCCCGGCCGTGGTGAAGACCAAGTTCGCCCAGGCCCTGTACGAGGGCCGGGAGGCGGAGGCCGCCGCGTCCTACCCGCTGGGCCGGCTCGGCGTCCCCTCGGACATCGGCGGCGCCGCCGCGTTCCTCACCTCGGACCAGTCCGACTGGGTCACCGGACAGACGCTCGTCGTCGACGGCGGCATCTTCCTCAACGCGGGCGTCGGCTGA